Proteins encoded in a region of the Haloglomus salinum genome:
- a CDS encoding flagellar protein G, protein MASASVSSLIIFIASLVVAASVAGTLVTQVGDITHSVTDSSEDVEKNINTDIAIISDAGRPDSIYDGSAPITVLVKNTGSGTLATDPGQLDVLVNGSYVAEGDLTVTKAGGGGGSWGPGEVVKVAIDYGGLETGDHRVTVIVNGNEEVLRFRH, encoded by the coding sequence ATGGCCAGCGCCTCCGTCTCCTCGCTCATCATCTTCATCGCCAGCCTGGTGGTCGCGGCCTCCGTCGCGGGCACGCTCGTCACGCAGGTCGGGGATATCACCCACTCCGTGACCGACAGCAGCGAAGATGTCGAGAAGAACATCAACACGGACATCGCCATCATCAGCGACGCCGGGCGGCCGGATTCGATCTACGACGGGAGCGCACCCATCACGGTGCTCGTGAAGAACACCGGCTCGGGGACGCTCGCGACCGACCCCGGGCAGTTGGACGTGCTGGTCAACGGCAGTTACGTCGCCGAGGGCGACCTCACAGTGACGAAAGCCGGCGGAGGCGGTGGCTCCTGGGGGCCCGGCGAGGTGGTGAAGGTGGCAATCGACTACGGCGGCCTCGAAACCGGCGACCACCGGGTGACAGTTATTGTCAATGGGAACGAAGAGGTCCTGCGGTTCAGACACTGA
- the cheY gene encoding chemotaxis protein CheY has protein sequence MELDVLIVDDSDFMRDLLREILEEDHDVVGEAENGVEAVELYQESKPDLVMMDITMPIRNGIEATDEITSGDPAANVIMCTSVGQEEKMKSAIKAGASGYIKKPFQKPSVLQEIQKVTG, from the coding sequence ATGGAGCTGGACGTACTGATCGTCGACGACTCGGACTTCATGCGGGACCTCCTCCGGGAGATCCTCGAGGAGGACCACGACGTCGTCGGCGAGGCGGAGAACGGCGTCGAGGCGGTGGAACTGTACCAGGAATCGAAGCCGGACCTCGTGATGATGGACATCACGATGCCCATCCGGAACGGCATCGAGGCGACCGACGAGATCACGTCGGGCGACCCCGCCGCGAACGTCATCATGTGCACGAGCGTCGGGCAGGAGGAGAAGATGAAGAGCGCCATCAAGGCGGGAGCCAGCGGCTACATCAAGAAACCGTTCCAGAAGCCCAGCGTGCTCCAGGAGATACAGAAGGTCACGGGCTGA
- a CDS encoding DUF7500 family protein translates to MTDDTSPSDRDSPDEEPADGDEPLFPAEESSESPAEDGPPEGRPEKGRVLSPNDLDITDDEAVEEIDDGRFVVSAGGGPPNVPDDPPDPADGGSGADEVGGAGIAGSSQQGGHGAPGAGGPASPEAARNLLGEELGRTRARYGIDVVGRFDGESARHRTVSNDVVATFENLVLWYARHVSDDTPAEEVIEILLREASVVPDPGTPNLKELLDKHDLTPHDSIAELVAAITAESGD, encoded by the coding sequence ATGACCGACGATACCTCGCCGTCCGACCGAGACAGCCCCGACGAAGAGCCTGCCGACGGGGACGAGCCCCTGTTCCCGGCCGAAGAGTCGTCGGAGAGCCCAGCCGAGGACGGGCCGCCGGAGGGGCGCCCCGAGAAGGGACGGGTCCTCTCGCCCAACGACCTCGACATCACCGACGACGAGGCCGTCGAGGAGATAGACGACGGGCGATTCGTCGTCTCCGCGGGCGGCGGCCCGCCGAACGTACCGGACGACCCGCCCGACCCCGCCGACGGCGGGAGCGGTGCGGACGAGGTCGGTGGGGCCGGCATCGCCGGGAGCAGCCAGCAGGGTGGTCACGGCGCCCCGGGCGCCGGCGGGCCGGCGAGCCCCGAGGCCGCCCGGAACCTGCTGGGCGAGGAACTCGGGCGGACCCGGGCACGCTACGGTATCGACGTGGTCGGGCGGTTCGACGGGGAGTCCGCCCGGCATCGGACCGTCTCCAACGACGTGGTGGCGACGTTCGAGAACCTGGTGCTCTGGTACGCGCGCCACGTCTCCGACGACACGCCGGCCGAGGAGGTCATCGAGATCCTCCTCCGTGAGGCGAGCGTGGTTCCGGACCCGGGGACGCCGAACCTGAAGGAGCTCCTGGACAAGCACGACCTGACCCCGCACGACTCCATCGCGGAGCTGGTCGCGGCCATCACGGCCGAATCCGGCGACTGA
- a CDS encoding archaellin/type IV pilin N-terminal domain-containing protein, whose translation MFENIERDEERGQVGIGTLIVFIALVLVAAIAAGVLINTAGFLQNQAESTGQESTQQVSNNVNILSTTGSMSNAGGPVNEITVVVGVGPGSDPIDLADARFELLYDSAYSAKGSTSSSLSGSDGTLLLQDTSGTAVSDSTLSPGERVQVVIDTTGTGGDAAFSGVTLPEGSEADLTITTADGSQTREVLNVPDPIDGSDDVRL comes from the coding sequence ATGTTCGAAAACATCGAACGCGACGAAGAGCGCGGGCAGGTGGGGATCGGTACCCTCATCGTGTTCATCGCGCTCGTCCTCGTCGCCGCAATCGCCGCCGGTGTGCTGATCAACACCGCCGGCTTCCTGCAGAATCAGGCAGAATCGACCGGCCAAGAGAGTACACAGCAGGTATCGAATAATGTCAACATCCTCAGTACGACGGGCTCAATGAGCAATGCTGGCGGGCCAGTGAACGAGATTACGGTCGTCGTCGGTGTTGGGCCCGGGTCCGATCCGATTGACCTTGCTGATGCGAGGTTCGAGCTGCTGTACGACAGTGCGTACAGCGCGAAGGGTTCGACCTCCAGTTCGCTGTCCGGCTCGGACGGAACCCTCCTGCTACAGGACACGTCGGGAACCGCTGTCAGTGACTCAACCCTCTCTCCCGGTGAGCGGGTGCAAGTAGTTATCGATACCACGGGTACGGGTGGTGACGCTGCCTTCTCGGGAGTTACGCTCCCAGAGGGCTCAGAGGCAGATCTGACCATTACGACCGCGGACGGTTCACAGACGCGCGAAGTCCTCAATGTCCCCGACCCGATTGATGGCTCCGACGACGTGAGGCTGTAG
- a CDS encoding chemotaxis protein CheC, which produces MQIDIDALETYNDLARDGAESAAASLSQLTGIQTRVDVTNVSLASAADLRYEFVGREFAGVRIALGGAFSGETVLAFDDRAREAITDVLAPDGTMERSAVEEVGNIMMSGFIDGWADHLDTGIDMSPPTYVEGSGEEMLPTNVASGEQLMMFRSRVQAVDEAVDFRICLMPERATMAEAMEPPSDSGIDFEKLEVFNEMTAAGSANAAGNISTMTGIDADLEVNRMSFVPIEDVPAQVGDERYVGTVLQYEGSIGGYLVILFDQPSARAVVDAMMPGGSEDGWGEMEQSALEELCNIMTSGFIDGWANVLESEIQHSPPQFVADMGSSILSPVVGRMAESQEHAFLLDSTIETADDRAFRCELFALPNERELTAALDALLVERADQLEADPSEVF; this is translated from the coding sequence ATGCAGATCGACATCGACGCCCTGGAGACGTACAACGACCTCGCCCGTGACGGCGCGGAGTCGGCGGCCGCGTCGCTCTCGCAGCTGACGGGCATCCAGACCCGGGTCGACGTGACCAACGTCTCGCTGGCGTCCGCGGCGGACCTGCGCTACGAGTTCGTCGGCCGGGAGTTCGCCGGCGTCCGTATCGCGCTGGGCGGCGCGTTCTCGGGCGAGACGGTGCTGGCGTTCGACGACCGGGCCCGGGAGGCCATCACCGACGTGCTGGCGCCCGACGGGACGATGGAGCGCAGCGCCGTCGAGGAGGTGGGCAACATCATGATGAGCGGCTTCATCGACGGCTGGGCCGACCACCTCGACACGGGTATCGACATGAGCCCGCCGACGTACGTCGAGGGGTCCGGCGAGGAGATGCTCCCGACGAACGTCGCCAGCGGTGAGCAGCTGATGATGTTCCGGAGCCGGGTGCAGGCGGTCGATGAGGCCGTGGACTTCCGCATCTGCCTGATGCCCGAGCGGGCGACGATGGCCGAGGCGATGGAACCACCGTCGGACAGCGGCATCGACTTCGAGAAGCTGGAGGTGTTCAACGAGATGACCGCTGCCGGGAGCGCCAACGCGGCCGGCAACATCAGCACGATGACCGGCATCGACGCCGACCTCGAGGTCAACCGGATGAGCTTCGTCCCCATCGAGGACGTCCCGGCACAGGTCGGCGACGAACGTTACGTCGGAACGGTCCTCCAGTACGAGGGCTCCATCGGCGGCTACCTGGTCATCCTGTTCGACCAGCCCTCCGCCCGGGCCGTAGTGGACGCGATGATGCCCGGCGGGAGCGAGGACGGCTGGGGCGAGATGGAGCAGAGCGCGCTGGAGGAGCTCTGCAACATCATGACCAGCGGCTTCATCGACGGCTGGGCGAACGTGCTCGAATCAGAGATACAGCACTCCCCGCCGCAGTTCGTCGCTGACATGGGGTCGTCCATCCTGAGCCCCGTCGTCGGCCGGATGGCCGAGAGCCAGGAGCACGCGTTCCTGCTGGACTCGACCATCGAGACCGCCGACGACCGGGCGTTCCGGTGTGAACTGTTCGCCCTGCCGAACGAGCGGGAACTGACCGCCGCGCTGGACGCACTGCTGGTCGAGCGGGCGGACCAGCTGGAGGCCGACCCGAGCGAGGTGTTCTGA
- a CDS encoding methyl-accepting chemotaxis protein — protein MLGLVERIRARIGGRERYPLRSDGGQEMDGGESAAVLDPSAPDGADTEEPTADSSPTTTSDQPGAADAVNGAAGATNGPTTEAGPMAAAGHAQLLDAVGVPAFVLDADGTVAGWNDAIVELTGATREEAIGHAHVSELFYPDGRRAKTLADKVTEAPQRAASEFGVGVKDPSVPRYGDTSTMVDQYGDEKHIDFHATPLYDGDEFVGVLEVVIDRTEEVREREAVEALVGEVRDTAHTIGEGDLDARVSREDEFAALDDDLLAVVTAVNEMADNLADLVAEVTEQTHELETGAEAATSAAEAISTTVTEQNESLEESVHEIRNFSAGMEEVAATADRVNDATTTAREAATDGLEASEEAREATTEVVEIGDELAESVAALDEKMDDIEAVTEIIADVAEQTNLLALNANIEAARAGEEGAGFAVVAEEVKNLADQTQAHTEEIGESLAELQSRTDATAAATERSHDRIEEAEDSLSEVFDSLEAIAEEVDEAADGVAEVARTTDDQAARIEEVTSTLEATLEQSEHAGDRAADIVSVTEEQSQRVDALANYVADLSVDGTTQ, from the coding sequence ATGCTGGGACTCGTCGAACGCATCCGCGCACGAATCGGTGGCCGTGAACGGTACCCGCTCCGCAGTGACGGTGGCCAGGAGATGGACGGAGGAGAAAGCGCGGCAGTCCTCGACCCGAGTGCGCCGGACGGTGCCGATACCGAGGAGCCGACCGCGGACTCGAGCCCCACGACCACGTCGGACCAGCCGGGCGCGGCCGATGCGGTGAACGGCGCGGCGGGAGCGACCAACGGGCCGACGACCGAAGCGGGGCCGATGGCCGCCGCCGGACACGCCCAGTTGCTCGACGCGGTCGGCGTGCCCGCGTTCGTCCTCGACGCCGACGGGACGGTGGCGGGCTGGAACGACGCCATCGTGGAGTTGACGGGCGCGACACGCGAGGAGGCCATCGGCCACGCCCACGTCTCCGAACTGTTCTATCCGGACGGCCGGCGGGCGAAGACGCTCGCCGACAAGGTGACCGAGGCCCCCCAGCGCGCCGCCAGCGAGTTCGGCGTCGGGGTCAAGGACCCGTCGGTCCCCCGCTACGGCGACACCAGCACGATGGTCGACCAGTACGGGGACGAGAAGCACATCGACTTCCACGCGACGCCGCTGTACGACGGCGATGAGTTCGTCGGCGTGCTGGAGGTGGTCATCGACCGGACCGAGGAGGTCCGCGAGCGCGAGGCCGTCGAGGCGCTCGTCGGCGAGGTCCGGGACACCGCCCACACCATCGGCGAGGGCGACCTCGACGCTCGTGTCTCGCGCGAGGACGAGTTCGCGGCCCTCGACGACGATCTGCTCGCGGTCGTCACCGCGGTCAACGAGATGGCCGACAACCTCGCCGACCTCGTGGCGGAGGTGACCGAACAGACCCACGAACTCGAGACGGGCGCGGAGGCCGCCACGTCCGCCGCCGAGGCCATCTCCACGACGGTCACCGAGCAGAACGAGAGCCTGGAGGAGAGCGTCCACGAGATCCGGAACTTCTCGGCCGGGATGGAGGAGGTCGCGGCCACGGCCGACCGCGTCAACGACGCCACGACGACCGCCCGGGAGGCCGCGACCGACGGCCTCGAAGCCAGCGAGGAGGCTCGCGAGGCGACGACGGAGGTCGTCGAGATCGGTGACGAGCTGGCCGAGAGCGTGGCCGCCCTCGACGAGAAGATGGACGACATCGAGGCCGTCACGGAGATCATCGCGGACGTGGCCGAGCAGACGAACCTGCTCGCGCTCAACGCGAACATCGAGGCCGCACGCGCGGGCGAGGAAGGTGCCGGCTTCGCCGTCGTCGCGGAGGAGGTCAAGAACCTCGCCGACCAGACCCAGGCCCACACCGAGGAGATCGGCGAGAGCCTGGCCGAACTCCAGTCCCGGACGGACGCGACCGCCGCGGCCACGGAGCGCTCGCACGACCGCATCGAGGAGGCAGAAGACAGCCTGAGCGAGGTGTTCGACTCGCTGGAGGCCATCGCCGAGGAGGTCGACGAGGCGGCCGACGGCGTCGCCGAGGTCGCACGCACGACCGACGACCAGGCCGCCCGCATCGAGGAGGTGACGTCCACCCTGGAGGCGACCCTCGAGCAGTCCGAACACGCCGGCGACCGCGCCGCCGACATCGTCAGCGTCACCGAGGAGCAGTCACAGCGCGTCGACGCGCTCGCGAACTACGTCGCAGACCTCTCGGTCGACGGAACCACCCAGTAG
- a CDS encoding archaellin/type IV pilin N-terminal domain-containing protein yields the protein MFENIHNDEERGQVGIGTLIVFIALVLVAAIAAGVLINTAGFLQNQAESTGQESTNQVTNGVNVIGSTGIYDGSSGTVDNVTITVSLSPGADPVDLTDAQVEFLGSSASIKELEAADITAVKGSGTTLSDSSDRMEIFLDLTGSTDLPAEQMSPGDEAEVVITTEDGSQTTEVLNVPDPVGDKTAVML from the coding sequence ATGTTCGAAAACATCCACAACGACGAGGAGCGCGGGCAGGTGGGAATCGGTACCCTCATCGTGTTCATCGCGCTCGTTCTGGTCGCAGCCATCGCTGCCGGTGTGCTGATCAACACCGCCGGCTTCCTGCAGAACCAGGCAGAATCGACCGGCCAAGAGAGTACAAATCAGGTCACGAACGGGGTGAACGTCATCGGTTCAACCGGCATCTACGACGGTTCATCCGGGACGGTCGACAACGTCACGATTACCGTGTCCCTGTCGCCGGGTGCAGACCCCGTCGACCTGACAGACGCACAGGTAGAGTTCCTGGGTTCGAGTGCGAGTATCAAGGAACTCGAAGCTGCGGACATCACTGCCGTCAAGGGATCGGGGACGACGCTCTCCGACTCCAGTGATCGGATGGAAATCTTCCTCGATCTCACCGGCAGTACCGACCTCCCCGCAGAGCAGATGAGTCCGGGTGATGAGGCCGAGGTGGTCATCACGACCGAGGATGGCTCCCAGACGACGGAGGTCCTCAATGTTCCCGACCCGGTCGGAGACAAGACTGCGGTGATGCTGTAG
- a CDS encoding archaellin/type IV pilin N-terminal domain-containing protein: protein MFENIHNDEERGQVGIGTLIVFIALVLVAAIAAGVLINTAGFLQNQAESTGQESTNQVTQSLNVQSSLGTINDSSATGISTIELTVSKSPGAGPINVNESTIQYVSPNGANTLVATTSSNLVAPDGTSDATEINYGEAYFVAGQDVLENSETTTITIHLRPEENSANFPDGYDTGMNTLLPGDDATIEITTPSGGTTTEVVDVPQPLTGSASDQVRL, encoded by the coding sequence ATGTTCGAAAACATCCACAACGACGAGGAGCGCGGGCAGGTGGGAATCGGTACCCTCATCGTGTTCATCGCGCTCGTCCTCGTCGCCGCAATCGCCGCCGGTGTGCTGATCAACACCGCCGGCTTCCTGCAGAATCAGGCAGAATCGACCGGCCAAGAGAGTACAAACCAGGTTACCCAGTCGTTGAACGTCCAGAGTAGCCTGGGTACTATCAACGACTCGTCGGCTACCGGTATCAGTACCATCGAGCTGACGGTGTCCAAGTCACCCGGCGCTGGACCGATTAACGTCAACGAGTCCACGATTCAGTATGTGAGTCCCAACGGCGCCAACACGCTGGTCGCGACGACCTCGTCGAATCTAGTTGCCCCGGACGGGACTAGCGACGCGACGGAGATAAACTACGGTGAAGCGTACTTCGTCGCGGGACAGGACGTGCTCGAGAACTCCGAGACGACTACCATCACTATCCACCTGCGACCTGAGGAGAACAGCGCGAACTTCCCCGATGGATACGATACCGGAATGAACACGCTACTCCCCGGTGATGACGCAACCATCGAGATTACTACGCCATCTGGTGGCACGACGACCGAGGTCGTGGATGTCCCGCAGCCGCTGACGGGATCCGCCAGCGACCAGGTCCGGCTGTAA
- a CDS encoding chemotaxis protein CheD, whose protein sequence is MAVPVSDDAPGDADVSVSVADSGVSAGGCLRTSGLGSCLGVALYDPEAGIGALLHPMLPFREDETRRRERYVDSGIAEVLGQLEATGADRDRIVARVVGGAAVVEFGWNEDDGGSIGQRNVAAAEEVLDEAGIDIVGREVGGEHGRSMRFDTVSGEVTVERTDGERTVL, encoded by the coding sequence ATGGCGGTGCCGGTGAGTGACGACGCTCCCGGCGACGCCGACGTCTCGGTCTCGGTCGCCGATAGCGGGGTCTCCGCCGGCGGCTGCCTCCGAACCAGTGGCCTCGGCTCCTGTCTCGGCGTGGCGCTCTACGACCCGGAGGCCGGTATCGGCGCGTTGCTCCACCCCATGCTCCCGTTCCGGGAGGACGAGACGCGGCGCCGGGAGCGGTACGTCGACTCGGGCATCGCGGAGGTACTCGGCCAGCTCGAGGCCACCGGCGCGGACCGGGACCGTATCGTCGCCCGCGTCGTCGGCGGCGCCGCGGTCGTCGAGTTCGGCTGGAACGAGGACGACGGCGGGTCCATCGGCCAGCGCAACGTCGCGGCCGCAGAGGAGGTCCTCGACGAGGCCGGCATCGACATCGTCGGCCGGGAGGTCGGTGGCGAACACGGGCGGTCGATGCGGTTCGATACGGTCAGCGGTGAGGTGACCGTCGAACGCACCGACGGCGAACGGACCGTCCTGTAG